The Acinetobacter wuhouensis genome includes the window AAAATGATCCATTCTATCCAGTAGTTCAGCATAAAAACGATGCAGACTTCACCCAGCCTTTACAACTTTTAGCCAAAGAAATTCATTTCAAAGATCCGATAATAGGGGAGAATTTGCATTTCTGTTCTGAATTTGAACTCACACTGTAATTTTGACGTAATGACAATATACGACTTTTTGATGATTAGACATTGAAATTACTTAAGCTTTGATTAAAATAGGCACTCAAACTCAAATATTGTTTGGTTTTATTCATGAGAAAAACTGAAGTCTATCAAGTACGCCTTGATTCACAAGAAAAAAAATTAGCTTTTGCTGTTTTTAAGCAATTGGGAATTACCCCTGCTCAAGCAGTTCGTCTATTTTTTAAACAAGTCGTGATCACCAAATCGATCCCCTTCGCGATTGAAAATCAAAATATCAATATGGATCAATTGTTAAAATTAAGAAAATTGAAACAAGAACAACAAAATGGGCAAGCCAATCCTACTGTTGAATTGAGTGATGACGATGAAGATTTATTTGCAGAGTTGAATGCGATCTTGGGTGAAAGTGACAAAACTTAACAGTGTCGCATTTTTAAACAATTCTTTGAGTTCACTTTTCACTTTTTTGGTTATGCTCTATTGCAAGGATAATAATTTACTTTGCAAGGAGTGATAAATGATCGTTCGTCGTGCGACCAAAGAAGATTTAAACCAACTTGCTATTTTATTTGATGAATACCGTCAATTTTACGGTGCATCCTCCAATATCAAACAATCTCTCAGCTTTCTTACTCAACGTTTTGAGAATAAAGAAAGTGTCATTTTTATTCACGTTAAAGATGATGTATTTACAGGCTTTGTATTGCTGTATTTAGGTTTTTCCTCTGTTGCCTGTTTAAAATATTATATTTTAGATGATGTCTATGTCACACCAAGCTATCGCAGGCAAGGTTCAGCCAAACAATTGATTGATACTGCAATACTTTTTGCACGTCATGAAAATGCGCAACGTATTAGTCT containing:
- a CDS encoding type II toxin-antitoxin system RelB/DinJ family antitoxin: MRKTEVYQVRLDSQEKKLAFAVFKQLGITPAQAVRLFFKQVVITKSIPFAIENQNINMDQLLKLRKLKQEQQNGQANPTVELSDDDEDLFAELNAILGESDKT
- a CDS encoding GNAT family N-acetyltransferase; translated protein: MIVRRATKEDLNQLAILFDEYRQFYGASSNIKQSLSFLTQRFENKESVIFIHVKDDVFTGFVLLYLGFSSVACLKYYILDDVYVTPSYRRQGSAKQLIDTAILFARHENAQRISLETQKSNYQSHQLYEQMGFVKDNEFQTFHCFLK